The sequence below is a genomic window from Bacteroidota bacterium.
ATTGATTCGATCAATACTGTGGTTTTGATTCCGTACCTCGATGAAAAGGCAACGTTCTCCGGGGCTGTGTCCTGGATAGATGCCCTTGCTGAAACGGAAGAAGAGGGTACCCTGGAATTTACTTCGGTGCCTTTTGAACATCCGATCTGGGTGCTGTATTCATCGGGTACAACAGGCCGGCCCAAAGCCATTACCCATTCGCACGGCGGCGTACTACTGGAGCACCTGAAATACCTGGCCTTCCACAACGATGTGCATCCTGGAGAGAATTTTTTCTGGTTTACCACAACGGGCTGGATGATGTGGAATTTTCTTCAGGCAAGCATGCTGGCAGGCGCTACCCCGGTGCTGTTTGATGGAAGCCCGGGCCGGCCAGATCTGAATGCACTGTGGTCGTTGAGCGAAGAACTACCGATTCATCATTTTGGGACCAGCGCGCCTTATCTGACCGCGTGCATGAAGCAGGGGTTGAAGCCTGGTGAAACGTTTGATCTAAGTGCTTTGCGCTCGATAGGTTCAACCGGTGCGCCATTGCCAGCCGAAGCTTTTGATTGGGTCTATGCGTCGGTTAAGAACGATGTATGGTTATGCTCCATGAGTGGTGGCACCGACATTTGCACCGCGTTTGTAGGTGGCTGTCCATCTGAGCCGGTATACCGTGGCGCCATTCAGTGTCGCTGTCTCGGTTGCGCAATGTATGCGTACGACGAAAGCGGCGAGCGGCTAACAGACCAACTGGGTGAAATGATTGTCGAGCAGCCTATGCCGTCGATGCCCATTTATTTCTGGAATGATGCGGGCGGTGAACGATACCAACAAAGCTATTTTGCCAATTACCCTGGCAAATGGCGGCACGGCGACTGGATCAAGATTTTCAATTCAGGATCTCTGATCATTCAGGGCAGGTCGGATGCGACCCTGAATCGGAAAGGCATCAGGATCGGTACGGCTGAGATTTATGCCGTGCTCGATGGCATTCAGGAAGTTGCTGATGGTATGGTGCTGAACCTCGAAAAGGGGGGAGGAGACGACGTGATGCCGTTGTTTGTTACTTTGCAAGAAGGGGCTATGCTGACTGATGAACTGGTTGCCACCATCAATGGCAGCATCCGTAAAGCTTGTTCTCCCCGCCATGTGCCCGACTTTATCGCGCAGGTAGCCGGCATCCCTTACACGCTGAGTGGCAAAAAAATGGAAGTGCCAGTGAAAAAGATTTTATTGGGCATGGATGTATCCACCAACATGAACAAGGACGCAGTGCGTAATCCTGAAGCCATCGAAGCTTTTGTGGCCCTTTCGAGTGCGTTTCGGGAAAAGCATTTGTAAGTCTTAACAATACCAACAATGGGAAAACTTGAAGGCCGCGTGGCCATTATTACAGGAGGTGCCGGCGGCATCGGTTATGCAACGGCGCAGCGATTTATAGCTGAAGGTGCTGCTGTAGTTATTGCAGACTTGCGGGCAGATACTGCTGCCATCGATGCGCTCGATGGTCAGGCCGTGTTTGTGAAAACGGATGTGTCTGACATGACCGATGTCGAACGGCTTGCAGCTGAGGTGATGGCGCAGTTTGGTAAAATTGATATCCTCGTCAACAATGCCGGCATCACACGCGATAAATCGCTCAAAAAAATGACCGAAGCTGACTTTGATGCGGTCATCAGCGTGAACTTGAAAGGTGTGTTCAACTGCACCAAAGTGGTCGCGCCTTTTATGGTTGAGGCAGGGTACGGTAGAATCATGAACACCGCGTCGATTGTTGGTGTGTACGGCAACTTTGGGCAGACGAACTACGCAGCCGCTAAAGCCGGTGTCATCGGCATGACAAAAACCTGGATGCGTGAGCTTGGGCGAAAAGGGATTACGGTCAACGCGGTTGCGCCCGGGTTTATTGAGACGGATATGATCAAGACGATTCCTGATGAGGTGATTCAGGGGATGATCAAAAGCACCCCCGTGCAGCGTGCCGGCAAGCCGGAAGACATTGCAAATGCGTTTCTCTTTCTGGCGTCAGAAGAGGCAAGCTTTGTGAATGGGGTGGTGCTGCATGTGGATGGGGGGCTGGCGTACTAGGTGCAAACATATAAATCTTTTAGGATTTATTTGTTTGCTGTTGAAAGTTGCAGGTTACAGGTTGAAGGTTTTTGGGGTGAGGGAATTGGGTAGTCGATTGCTGTGGGTTTAGTGGCTATGAATTACATGGCAACGCGCTTTAGTAAAAGTACCCGCTTGAGAGGGGCGAGTCAGACATGGTATGTCTGGGGCTGGGGGTGTGTAAGCGCAACGCGCAATTTCCCGGACTTAAAGCCAACTAATCGAATGACTGCGGAGCATCATGCAGGCTCAAAGCGATAGTCTCCTCCGGTAGAAAATAGAGTGGATCCAGTGCTTCACCTTTTAGGCGAATTTCATAGTGAAGGTGGGGAGCCGAAGACAGGCCGGTATTTCCCGAATAGCCAAGCAGGTCACCCTTTTTGAGTTGCTCGCCGGCTTCGACGATAATCTCAGAAAGGTGGGCATACAGCGTTGTAAACCCATCTATGTGCTGTAACTTTATATACTCGCCGTAGCTGCCATTTCTGTTTTCAACATAAACAACGCCATCAGCGGTTGCATAAACTGGCGATCCGGATGCTACCTGAAAATCAAGACCGGCATGCAGGCGCTTTATCTCTAACACAGGGTGGTACTTGTAACCATACGTTGCAGTGGCCTTGATTTTGTTGTCGCCAAGCGGGTGTATTGAAGGCACGTCATTTTCTTCAAATTGTCCCAGCAGCGCTGATGGCAAATAGTCAACTGGGTCCACGGGCTTATTGTCAATCCTGACTTCATAGTGGAGATGTGGGCCTGTTGAAAGTCCACTGTTACCTGACTCGCCAATTTTTTGCCCTTTTTTGATGGATTCGCCGGCTTTTACGCTTTGCAAAGACAGGTTAGAGTAGCTTGTCAAATAGCCATTGGCGTGCTCGATGACGATGAATTTGCCTCTCCCGTTATTTTCTGCAACTTCTTTGATGGTCCCGGCAGCAGTGGCATAGACATCTGAGCCCATGCGTGCCAGAAAATCAACCCCAGCATGCATACGGCGAATTTTGAGGACGGGGTGGTACCGCATACCAAAGCCGGATGTGACCTTTACCTTTGATTTAAGTGGGTGCAGTGATGGAATAGAATCATTCGATACAACAGCGTCGATTAATGCTGGTGTTGATGGTAACAGCGCTGGGGTTGTGTGGTCAGCAGATGAGGTGTTGCCTACGAAGGAGGCAATCAACAAAAACATGAGCATAAACATAAGGGTGATTCGAGATCTGGTGATTGGGGAAGGGTCAGATACGGCACTTGTTGTGAGGCGCCTGACACGTGATAGCAGCGAGCCGTCGTGCATGGATAGGGCAGGAGAGGCAGCGAGTCCAGTTGTACGCAGCGTTTCCAGGGTGACAAGTGCTCGTAAATAGGTTGCTTTGCTGCCCATAGTTTCGACGGCGAGGTCGTCGCAGCAGAATTCTCGTTCGATGGTGATCCGGTGTGATACCCACCAGACAGCCGGGTGAAAAAAGAACAAGGTCTCAAAAACAGATTGGAGCACGGAGAGGGCATAGTCGTGCCGTTTGATGTGTGCAAGTTCGTGGGTGAGGATGGCCTCAACTTGCTGTGGTGCAAGCCCCGTAAGCATGCCGGCCGGTAGTAGAATGACAGGTTTGATCCAGCCAATAAGGACGGGCTGGTCAATGTGATCTGTGATCCGAACAACCACACGCTGGAGGATCCCCATTTGGTCTGCAATGCGCCGCATCATGCGAGCAATGGTATCTTCCCGGCAAGGGGTGCCCGTATGTTTCAGGAGATGGGTACGTGCAAGTCCGCGCTGGAACGTTCCGGCGTACACACAAACCCCTAAAAGCCACAAAATGACGAAATAGGGGCGCAGTTGATACAGGCTCGTAAGTAGGGCTGGCATACGAAAAGCATTATCCGCATGGCGTGCTGCTTCTGGCAGTATGGGCAAGGCGGACGGATGTGCTCCAGCTGATGTCTCTGCTACTGGCAACGCTACCGGCTCAATGGGGGCTGTTGTCAGTGCTGATGGATACACGAGTGTAAGGGTCGGTAAAGCCAGCATCAATATGAGGGCAAACCAGCAGGTTGTGTAACGGACGCGCGCACTGCGCTTGTGGAGGACCGGCTGAGCGAGCCACAGCAGCAGCCCGACCAGGCCGGCTTGCCAGGTGAAATGTAGCAGCCAGGTGCCAAGATGCAGGAGCGCTGGATGCGACAGGAATTCAGTCAGATAGCTCACGATTCGTTCTCCAGCTTGTCTATCAGTTTGCGGATTTCGGCCAGTTCTTCAGCTGAGCTGGGCTTTACTGCAAGCGCGCGCAGGATGAGGTTTTTAGCGGAGCCCTGAAAAGCATCGCTGAGCAAGTTCGACACCAGCTGGTCCTGCACCGCTTCGGCCTGGTATGCTGATGTGTAGACATGCGCGCGGGCTGTGCTGTCGCGGCTTACCAACCCCTTCTCCAGCATGATCTGGAGTAACTTCAATACGGTTGTATAACCTGTTTTCGGCTCGGGAAGGGAAGCGTGTACTTCTTTTACCGTAGATGGGCCGCGCGCCCAAAGTACATTTAAAATGGTGAGTTCGGCGCCCGTGGGTTTGGGGAGTGCTGCGTTTGACACGGCATTGTCTGCTAGTTACGAAGGCTTTCGTAATTAATATACGAAAATCTTCGTACTATACAAGCGTGCAGGTTTGGGAAAAGATGAAATAGATGTTTTTAGCGTATAATGGCCACTTTTCCGTACGACGCGCCTTCGCCATTTTGGTCTACGGCAACGACGATGTACATGCCAGAGGGGACAGGTTGATCGTTACGATCGCGGCCGTTCCAACGGATGCGGCCGCCACGGGCTTCGATGCTTGTGACAAGCGTGCCGGCGGCGGTCAGGATGCTCACATCGGTTTCGTCGAGCAAGCCTTCAATAAAGATCTCGGGGTCGCGTCCGCCTTCGATTTTTACGGGATTGGGGTAGACAAACAGGTCTTGCTGGTTTTCCACAGCTGCGGTGGCGTCGCCTTGCAGGCTGATCAGGCCAAGATCTGTTGAGAAAAATACTTCTCCTGTCACATCATTGACAGCAACCGACAGCACCACATTGGAGAGCAGGGGACTGTTTTCAGCCGTGAAGTTGGCGATATCGCGGAAGCCGAGTTCAGCCTCTTCAACAAGCCAGACGCCGGCATCGGTTGCTACCCACAGGTTGTTGGCCGGGTCAACAGCAACGTCATTAATTTTTAGCCCGAAGAACAAGAATTGGCTTTCACCGGCCTGTCGTTCTGCGCGCAATGGCCAGATGGCTATGGCGTTGGGGTCTTGCGCAACGATGCCGGTGTTGACAAAGTAGGCGAGCCCTTCATCTGTTGCCAACCAAACGCGGCCAGATTTGTCCTCTGCGATGCCATTGATGATAGTGCCTGGGAGCCCTTGCCCATTGCTACCGCTATCAGAGAAATACCTAAACGCATCATCCGATGTATCTTCGAGTGAACTGCCCGTGTTCAATACAACCAGGCCTTCGCGGCGTTGGAGGTTATTCAGGCTTACAGTCACAATCCACTTCTGGCGGAAGCTGTCTACAAAAATGCGCTCATAAGTAATTGCCGGCCCGGCAGCTGAGGCAAAAGATGTCCACGATCCATCGAGCAGGCGGGCATGCAATGGGCGTGCTGCACCAGTGTTGGCCACCCAGAGGGTGCCATCTGGCTCACTTGAGATGCCGCGTACAATGGTGAAACCGGTGCCAGGTGCAGCAACGGCCTCGTCGAGCGTAGAATTTGCGGCACTATAAAAGGTGAGGGCTTCTTCATCGTCAACCTGTACCAGACCTCCGCCAACAGAACCTACCCAGGCATTGCCCTGGCTATCGGTATGGACGGTAAGGAAAGAGGTTGGTTTACCGACGAGTGCAGGGAAGAAGCGTTTGGAATACGTTGTCCAGTTGTTCTCCGTATCAAATTTGTAAAACCCGCGGTCTGAACCTGGTATGCCACCAAGCCACAGGTTGTTTGCACTGTCGAACGTGAGGCCGGTAAACTGTCCGTCAAACGGACCACTTGGGAAAAAGGGCTCGCGGGCAAAGGCGATGCTGGAAGTGGTTGTGGCGATTGGAGCAATAGCGATGAGCCCTTCTGTATTATCGCCGGCCCACAGGTTACCGTCGGGGCCCAATGTAATGTTGCGTAAGGTGCGCAACCCTGCGCTACCAATGGTGCGGGCTGCATCAGGTGATGCAATAGAAAGCAGGCGATCGGTCTCCAGGCCAAGCAATTGGTCAGCGAGCGGAAATAAGACGTCTACTTGTCCGGTGGTGACAGCCATGCGCGAATAGTCGTCGGCTGCATTACGGGCATAAACGCCGCTTTCTGTGCCTGCATAAAGCGTATTGCCAAAGCCGGCAATGCTTTGAATGCCGGGGGTGCCGGCGCCGAGGGTTTCTGGCGTCCAAACCGAAGGATCTTGCAGGTTAGGCAGGCTGAGTGGTGCTGAGGCTACCGCTTCATCTGTAGCAACCCAAAGCCGGTTTATGCCATCCGGTATGGTTGTGATGGTGAAATCGTTAACGGCAGTAGCAGATTGCCCTGTACCAAACCCCAAATACGTTTCCAGAACTTCGCCGGCAGTTACATCAAACAACACAATACCAAATCCCGTTGCCACAACCAGCGTGTCGCCAGTGATGCGCATGCGTCGAATATCCCGCATGGGAAACTGTGATGCGCGCTGAATATCCAGGAAGGGACGTACGGTACCTGTTTCCACATCTATCCGGTCGAGAATGCCATCCTGGTAGCCGACCCAAACCGACTGGTTGACCGCATCGTATTCAATTGCCCGGATGTTGAGCCCAAAGAGGCCTTCCGTAGTTGTGAATCGGCTGATTTCTCCAGTGGCCACACCATAGCGAAAAACACCGCCAGACGTAGCTGTCCAGATGGCATCTTCAGAAGCTGTAAGGTCGACAACCTGTCGAAGGGAGGTATGGGAAGTCCAGTCCTCTTGTGCCTGTACTGGTGAGGC
It includes:
- a CDS encoding acetoacetate--CoA ligase; the protein is MSDQTVSWVPSDAFVEQSNLRNYEQWLEVHRGLKFENYTALWAWSVDNVAAFWETMWAYFDVMSDTPYTKVLSGEEMPDVKWFEGATLNYAAHIFRQKHPDRPALIFKAEDQPVVRIGWATLERKVYQMQQYLRAAGVKQGDRVAAYLPNIPEAIVAFLAANSIGAVWSCCSPDFGVNTVIDRFAQIEPVFFIAADGYRYNGKPFSKLPEIQQIVEAIDSINTVVLIPYLDEKATFSGAVSWIDALAETEEEGTLEFTSVPFEHPIWVLYSSGTTGRPKAITHSHGGVLLEHLKYLAFHNDVHPGENFFWFTTTGWMMWNFLQASMLAGATPVLFDGSPGRPDLNALWSLSEELPIHHFGTSAPYLTACMKQGLKPGETFDLSALRSIGSTGAPLPAEAFDWVYASVKNDVWLCSMSGGTDICTAFVGGCPSEPVYRGAIQCRCLGCAMYAYDESGERLTDQLGEMIVEQPMPSMPIYFWNDAGGERYQQSYFANYPGKWRHGDWIKIFNSGSLIIQGRSDATLNRKGIRIGTAEIYAVLDGIQEVADGMVLNLEKGGGDDVMPLFVTLQEGAMLTDELVATINGSIRKACSPRHVPDFIAQVAGIPYTLSGKKMEVPVKKILLGMDVSTNMNKDAVRNPEAIEAFVALSSAFREKHL
- the fabG gene encoding 3-oxoacyl-ACP reductase FabG, whose amino-acid sequence is MGKLEGRVAIITGGAGGIGYATAQRFIAEGAAVVIADLRADTAAIDALDGQAVFVKTDVSDMTDVERLAAEVMAQFGKIDILVNNAGITRDKSLKKMTEADFDAVISVNLKGVFNCTKVVAPFMVEAGYGRIMNTASIVGVYGNFGQTNYAAAKAGVIGMTKTWMRELGRKGITVNAVAPGFIETDMIKTIPDEVIQGMIKSTPVQRAGKPEDIANAFLFLASEEASFVNGVVLHVDGGLAY
- a CDS encoding M23/M56 family metallopeptidase, with product MSYLTEFLSHPALLHLGTWLLHFTWQAGLVGLLLWLAQPVLHKRSARVRYTTCWFALILMLALPTLTLVYPSALTTAPIEPVALPVAETSAGAHPSALPILPEAARHADNAFRMPALLTSLYQLRPYFVILWLLGVCVYAGTFQRGLARTHLLKHTGTPCREDTIARMMRRIADQMGILQRVVVRITDHIDQPVLIGWIKPVILLPAGMLTGLAPQQVEAILTHELAHIKRHDYALSVLQSVFETLFFFHPAVWWVSHRITIEREFCCDDLAVETMGSKATYLRALVTLETLRTTGLAASPALSMHDGSLLSRVRRLTTSAVSDPSPITRSRITLMFMLMFLLIASFVGNTSSADHTTPALLPSTPALIDAVVSNDSIPSLHPLKSKVKVTSGFGMRYHPVLKIRRMHAGVDFLARMGSDVYATAAGTIKEVAENNGRGKFIVIEHANGYLTSYSNLSLQSVKAGESIKKGQKIGESGNSGLSTGPHLHYEVRIDNKPVDPVDYLPSALLGQFEENDVPSIHPLGDNKIKATATYGYKYHPVLEIKRLHAGLDFQVASGSPVYATADGVVYVENRNGSYGEYIKLQHIDGFTTLYAHLSEIIVEAGEQLKKGDLLGYSGNTGLSSAPHLHYEIRLKGEALDPLYFLPEETIALSLHDAPQSFD
- a CDS encoding BlaI/MecI/CopY family transcriptional regulator, with product MSNAALPKPTGAELTILNVLWARGPSTVKEVHASLPEPKTGYTTVLKLLQIMLEKGLVSRDSTARAHVYTSAYQAEAVQDQLVSNLLSDAFQGSAKNLILRALAVKPSSAEELAEIRKLIDKLENES
- a CDS encoding two-component regulator propeller domain-containing protein, giving the protein MINRRRTFSPMSVFRWQTFLILFLIASPVQAQEDWTSHTSLRQVVDLTASEDAIWTATSGGVFRYGVATGEISRFTTTEGLFGLNIRAIEYDAVNQSVWVGYQDGILDRIDVETGTVRPFLDIQRASQFPMRDIRRMRITGDTLVVATGFGIVLFDVTAGEVLETYLGFGTGQSATAVNDFTITTIPDGINRLWVATDEAVASAPLSLPNLQDPSVWTPETLGAGTPGIQSIAGFGNTLYAGTESGVYARNAADDYSRMAVTTGQVDVLFPLADQLLGLETDRLLSIASPDAARTIGSAGLRTLRNITLGPDGNLWAGDNTEGLIAIAPIATTTSSIAFAREPFFPSGPFDGQFTGLTFDSANNLWLGGIPGSDRGFYKFDTENNWTTYSKRFFPALVGKPTSFLTVHTDSQGNAWVGSVGGGLVQVDDEEALTFYSAANSTLDEAVAAPGTGFTIVRGISSEPDGTLWVANTGAARPLHARLLDGSWTSFASAAGPAITYERIFVDSFRQKWIVTVSLNNLQRREGLVVLNTGSSLEDTSDDAFRYFSDSGSNGQGLPGTIINGIAEDKSGRVWLATDEGLAYFVNTGIVAQDPNAIAIWPLRAERQAGESQFLFFGLKINDVAVDPANNLWVATDAGVWLVEEAELGFRDIANFTAENSPLLSNVVLSVAVNDVTGEVFFSTDLGLISLQGDATAAVENQQDLFVYPNPVKIEGGRDPEIFIEGLLDETDVSILTAAGTLVTSIEARGGRIRWNGRDRNDQPVPSGMYIVVAVDQNGEGASYGKVAIIR